In Microbulbifer elongatus, the DNA window GCTGGAATCCGTCCGCTATGCCCGCGAAAACAACGTGCCGTTCCTGGGTATCTGCCTCGGCCTGCAGTCTGTTGTAATCGAGTACGCGCGCAATGTACTGAATCTGGAAGGCGCCAACAGCACCGAGTTTGATGCCAAGAGTCCACACCCGGTGATCGGTCTGATTACCGAGTGGATCGACAGCGAAGGTAATATCGAAAAGCGCGACGAGAAATCCGACCTTGGCGGCACCATGCGCTTGGGCGGCCAGGAGTGCCGACTGGCGAAAGATTCCAAGGCGCGTGAAATTTATGGCAAAGACGTGATCGTCGAGCGCCACCGTCACCGCTACGAAGTGAACAACAACTACGTGGACCGCCTGCAGAAGGCCGGCCTCAAAATTGGTGGCTGGTCTGCGGACGACACTCTGGTGGAAATGGTTGAACTGCCCGAGCACAACTGGTTCGTGGCCTGTCAGTTCCACCCGGAGTTCACCTCCACCCCCCGCGACGGCCACCCGCTGTTTGAAAGCTTTGTCGCCGCAGCCTTGAAGCACAAGCAGGCTTGAGAGGCTGAATCGGTGGATGCGCTTCGCTTATCCACCCTACGTGAAATCTGTGGTCAAAGCGTAGGGTTGGTAAGCCGCAGGCGCACCTACCATAGAGGATGAGAAAAAATGAAAACAATCGAAGTAGGTAACCTGCAGGTTGCCAACGACAAGCCGTTCACTCTATTTGGCGGTATGAACGTGCTGGAATCCCGCGATATGGCCATGAAAGTGGCCGAGCACTACGTTAACGTCACCGACAAACTGGGTATTCCCTACGTATTCAAAGCGTCATTTGACAAGGCTAACCGCTCTTCCATCCACAGCTACCGCGGCCCGGGGATGGAGGAAGGCCTGAAGATTTTTGAAGAAATCAAAAAGACTTTCGGCGTGCCCTTGATCACCGACGTGCACGAGCCTCACCAGGCTGCACCGGTTGCGGAGGTGGTGGACGTGATTCAGCTGCCTGCATTCCTCGCCCGCCAGACCGACCTGGTGACCGCCATGGCCGCCACCGGAGCGGTCATCAATGTGAAAAAGCCGCAATTTATGAGCCCACCGCAAATCAAGAATGTGGTGGAAAAGTTCGCGGAAGGCGGTAACGAAAATATCATCTTGTGCGAGCGCGGTGCCTGCT includes these proteins:
- the kdsA gene encoding 3-deoxy-8-phosphooctulonate synthase, which produces MKTIEVGNLQVANDKPFTLFGGMNVLESRDMAMKVAEHYVNVTDKLGIPYVFKASFDKANRSSIHSYRGPGMEEGLKIFEEIKKTFGVPLITDVHEPHQAAPVAEVVDVIQLPAFLARQTDLVTAMAATGAVINVKKPQFMSPPQIKNVVEKFAEGGNENIILCERGACFGYDNLVVDMLGFRTMIDSTGGAPLIFDVTHSLQMRDPGGAASGGRRSQVTELGRAGLAIGIAGLFLEAHPNPDKALCDGPSALPLEKLEPFLGQMKAVDDLVKNFEPLDTK